A genomic window from Ascaphus truei isolate aAscTru1 chromosome 1, aAscTru1.hap1, whole genome shotgun sequence includes:
- the RIOK2 gene encoding serine/threonine-protein kinase RIO2 isoform X1 has protein sequence MGKLNVVMLRYLSRDDFRVLTAVEMGMKNHEIVPASLIASIASLKFGGCNKVLRELVKHKLVAYERTKTVQGYRLNYGGYDYLALKTLSSRDVVTLVGNQMGVGKESDIYIVANEEEKQLALKLHRLGRTSFRNLKNKRDYHKNRTQMSWLYLSRLAAMKEFAYMKALYDRGFPVPKPYDYNRHAVVMELINGYPLCQIRHIEDPASMYNELMELIVKLANHGLIHGDFNEFNLMLDEEERITMIDFPQMVSTSHPNAEWYFDRDVKCIRDFFVRRYNYESELYPTFSDIQRECSLDVEIAASGYTKEMQEDDELLHPTGPSDEEEETEMACQQAAEEVEIETGSLSNLVKSTSEDKPLEASATISSKDLAHRYEEATEEENGKRLQSLDMAEFTCALVELEGQSTENKCKDITGSSVIGLGIDKKIAANASSSEDRGGPGVDDDSEEYEDECPDLFDLSGANKEYRPFRDEDSMAHVNEHRARTTSITSVGTVGSCSTILPELVKQKVKRQLTKQQKASIRRRLQKGEANVYTKERRENMFNIKCSVDSAGFWG, from the exons ATGGGCAAGCTTAACGTGGTGATGTTGCGCTACCTCTCCCGGGATGACTTCCGCGTCCTGACTGCG GTTGAAATGGGAATGAAGAACCATGAGATTGTGCCAGCGAGTTTAATTGCCTCCATAGCCAGCCTAAAATTTGGCGGTTGCAATAAAGTTTTGCGAGAGCTGGTAAAACACAAGCTCGTTGCATATGAACGCACAAAAA CTGTACAGGGCTATCGTTTAAATTATGGCGGGTATGATTACTTGGCGTTGAAAACCCTTTCTTCTCGGGACGTTGTCACTTTAGTTGGAAACCAGATGGGTGTTGGTAAAGAGTCAG ATATTTACATTGTGGCAAATGAAGAAGAGAAACAGCTTGCGTTAAAACTGCACCGACTCGGGAGGACTTCCTTTCGTAACCTTAAAAACAAACGTGACTATCACAAGAACAGAACCCAAATGTCATGGCTTTACTTATCCCGACTGGCTGCTATGAAAGAATTTGCATATATGAAG GCTTTGTATGACCGAGGATTCCCGGTTCCAAAACCTTACGACTACAACAGGCATGCAGTAGTAATGGAGCTAATTAATGGGTATCCTTT GTGCCAGATTCGTCATATTGAAGATCCAGCGTCCATGTACAATGAATTAATGGAACTTATTGTCAAACTTGCCAATCATGGTTTGATCCATGGTGACTTCAATGAGTTTAATCTAATGCTCGATGAAGAGGAACGCATCACAATGATTGATTTCCCGCAAATGGTGTCCACCTCTCATCCAAATGCTGAATG GTATTTTGACAGAGATGTAAAATGTATCCGTGACTTCTTTGTGAGGCGCTACAATTATGAAAGTGAACTTTATCCTACCTTCAGTGATATTCA GAGAGAATGCTCTCTTGATGTGGAAATTGCAGCCAGCGGCTACACGAAAGAAATGCAGGAAGATGATGAACTCCTGCACCCAACTGGCCCCAGTGATGAGGAAGAGGAAACTGAAATGGCATGTCAGCAAGCCGCAGAAGAAGTAGAAATTGAAACGGGGAGTCTCAGTAATTTAGTTAAAAGCACTTCTGAAGATAAACCATTAGAGGCCTCAGCTACTATATCATCTAAAGACTTAGCACACCGTTACGAAGAAGCTACTGAAGAGGAAAATGGCAAAAGGTTGCAAAGCTTAGACATGGCAGAATTCACTTGTGCATTGGTGGAACTTGAAGGGCAGTCTACTGAAAATAAATGCAAAGATATCACAGGTAGTTCTGTAATTGGACTTGGTATTGACAAAAAGATAGCTGCAAATGCAAGTTCAAGTGAAGATCGAGGAGGTCCAGGAGTTGATGATGACTCGGAGGAATATGAAGATGAATGTCCTGATCTGTTTGACCTGTCTGGAGCAAACAAAGAGTACAGACCGTTCAG AGATGAAGACAGCATGGCTCATGTCAATGAACACCGAGCTAGAACTACTAGTATTACATCCGTGGGTACTGTTGGTAGCTGTTCAACCATTCTACCT
- the RIOK2 gene encoding serine/threonine-protein kinase RIO2 isoform X2: MGMKNHEIVPASLIASIASLKFGGCNKVLRELVKHKLVAYERTKTVQGYRLNYGGYDYLALKTLSSRDVVTLVGNQMGVGKESDIYIVANEEEKQLALKLHRLGRTSFRNLKNKRDYHKNRTQMSWLYLSRLAAMKEFAYMKALYDRGFPVPKPYDYNRHAVVMELINGYPLCQIRHIEDPASMYNELMELIVKLANHGLIHGDFNEFNLMLDEEERITMIDFPQMVSTSHPNAEWYFDRDVKCIRDFFVRRYNYESELYPTFSDIQRECSLDVEIAASGYTKEMQEDDELLHPTGPSDEEEETEMACQQAAEEVEIETGSLSNLVKSTSEDKPLEASATISSKDLAHRYEEATEEENGKRLQSLDMAEFTCALVELEGQSTENKCKDITGSSVIGLGIDKKIAANASSSEDRGGPGVDDDSEEYEDECPDLFDLSGANKEYRPFRDEDSMAHVNEHRARTTSITSVGTVGSCSTILPELVKQKVKRQLTKQQKASIRRRLQKGEANVYTKERRENMFNIKCSVDSAGFWG, from the exons ATGGGAATGAAGAACCATGAGATTGTGCCAGCGAGTTTAATTGCCTCCATAGCCAGCCTAAAATTTGGCGGTTGCAATAAAGTTTTGCGAGAGCTGGTAAAACACAAGCTCGTTGCATATGAACGCACAAAAA CTGTACAGGGCTATCGTTTAAATTATGGCGGGTATGATTACTTGGCGTTGAAAACCCTTTCTTCTCGGGACGTTGTCACTTTAGTTGGAAACCAGATGGGTGTTGGTAAAGAGTCAG ATATTTACATTGTGGCAAATGAAGAAGAGAAACAGCTTGCGTTAAAACTGCACCGACTCGGGAGGACTTCCTTTCGTAACCTTAAAAACAAACGTGACTATCACAAGAACAGAACCCAAATGTCATGGCTTTACTTATCCCGACTGGCTGCTATGAAAGAATTTGCATATATGAAG GCTTTGTATGACCGAGGATTCCCGGTTCCAAAACCTTACGACTACAACAGGCATGCAGTAGTAATGGAGCTAATTAATGGGTATCCTTT GTGCCAGATTCGTCATATTGAAGATCCAGCGTCCATGTACAATGAATTAATGGAACTTATTGTCAAACTTGCCAATCATGGTTTGATCCATGGTGACTTCAATGAGTTTAATCTAATGCTCGATGAAGAGGAACGCATCACAATGATTGATTTCCCGCAAATGGTGTCCACCTCTCATCCAAATGCTGAATG GTATTTTGACAGAGATGTAAAATGTATCCGTGACTTCTTTGTGAGGCGCTACAATTATGAAAGTGAACTTTATCCTACCTTCAGTGATATTCA GAGAGAATGCTCTCTTGATGTGGAAATTGCAGCCAGCGGCTACACGAAAGAAATGCAGGAAGATGATGAACTCCTGCACCCAACTGGCCCCAGTGATGAGGAAGAGGAAACTGAAATGGCATGTCAGCAAGCCGCAGAAGAAGTAGAAATTGAAACGGGGAGTCTCAGTAATTTAGTTAAAAGCACTTCTGAAGATAAACCATTAGAGGCCTCAGCTACTATATCATCTAAAGACTTAGCACACCGTTACGAAGAAGCTACTGAAGAGGAAAATGGCAAAAGGTTGCAAAGCTTAGACATGGCAGAATTCACTTGTGCATTGGTGGAACTTGAAGGGCAGTCTACTGAAAATAAATGCAAAGATATCACAGGTAGTTCTGTAATTGGACTTGGTATTGACAAAAAGATAGCTGCAAATGCAAGTTCAAGTGAAGATCGAGGAGGTCCAGGAGTTGATGATGACTCGGAGGAATATGAAGATGAATGTCCTGATCTGTTTGACCTGTCTGGAGCAAACAAAGAGTACAGACCGTTCAG AGATGAAGACAGCATGGCTCATGTCAATGAACACCGAGCTAGAACTACTAGTATTACATCCGTGGGTACTGTTGGTAGCTGTTCAACCATTCTACCT